One window of Fusobacterium polymorphum genomic DNA carries:
- the eutJ gene encoding ethanolamine utilization protein EutJ: MNLDKVNKYIKDFEKTITKPKTNFDKSKFYVGVDLGTANIVITILDKDGKPVAGATQRSRVVRDGIVVDFMGAIGIVRKLKEDLEEKLGIEITEGYTAIPPGVEQGSVKAIVNVIESAGIDVLKVVDEPTAASYVLGITDGVVVDLGGGTTGISILEKGKVVFVADEPTGGTHMTLVLAGSYGVDFETAEDIKTDKKKEKEVFVQITPVLQKMASIVKKYIKDYKVKDVFLVGGACSFDGSEGVFEKELGLNIYKPYMPVYITPIGIALAGMKE; the protein is encoded by the coding sequence ATGAATTTAGATAAAGTAAATAAATATATCAAAGATTTTGAAAAAACAATCACAAAACCAAAAACAAATTTTGACAAAAGTAAATTTTATGTTGGAGTTGACTTAGGGACTGCTAATATAGTGATAACTATTTTAGATAAGGATGGTAAACCTGTGGCTGGTGCTACTCAACGTTCAAGAGTTGTAAGAGATGGTATTGTTGTTGATTTTATGGGAGCAATAGGAATAGTTAGAAAATTAAAAGAAGATCTAGAAGAAAAATTAGGAATAGAGATTACAGAAGGCTATACTGCTATTCCTCCTGGTGTTGAACAAGGAAGTGTTAAAGCAATAGTAAATGTAATTGAATCAGCTGGAATAGATGTGTTAAAAGTTGTAGATGAACCTACAGCTGCCTCTTATGTTTTAGGAATTACAGATGGAGTTGTTGTAGATTTAGGAGGAGGAACAACTGGAATTAGTATTTTAGAAAAAGGAAAGGTTGTTTTTGTTGCAGATGAACCTACTGGAGGGACACATATGACTTTAGTTTTAGCTGGAAGCTATGGTGTAGATTTTGAAACAGCTGAAGATATAAAAACTGATAAGAAGAAAGAAAAAGAAGTTTTTGTACAAATTACTCCTGTTTTACAAAAAATGGCTTCAATTGTAAAGAAATATATAAAAGATTACAAGGTTAAAGATGTATTTTTAGTTGGTGGTGCTTGTAGTTTTGATGGAAGTGAAGGTGTTTTTGAAAAAGAACTAGGTTTAAATATTTATAAACCATATATGCCTGTTTATATCACTCCTATTGGTATAGCACTTGCTGGTATGAAAGAATAA
- a CDS encoding HPr family phosphocarrier protein, with amino-acid sequence MKSVKVHIKNKKGLHARPSSLFVQLVTKYDSDITVKSEDETVNGKSIMGLMLLAAEEGRELELIADGPDEDAMLEELVDLIEVKKFNEE; translated from the coding sequence ATGAAATCAGTAAAAGTACATATAAAAAACAAAAAAGGATTACATGCAAGACCTTCATCTCTATTTGTACAATTAGTGACAAAGTATGATTCTGATATTACTGTTAAATCAGAAGATGAAACTGTAAATGGAAAAAGTATTATGGGACTTATGCTCTTAGCAGCAGAAGAAGGTAGAGAATTAGAATTAATAGCAGATGGACCAGACGAAGATGCTATGCTTGAGGAACTAGTTGATTTAATAGAAGTAAAAAAATTCAATGAGGAGTAA
- a CDS encoding bifunctional 4-hydroxy-3-methylbut-2-enyl diphosphate reductase/30S ribosomal protein S1: MEIIRAKHMGFCFGVLEAINVCNSLVEEKGRKYILGMLVHNKQVVEDMQRKGFKLVTEDELLEDMDELKEGDIVVIRAHGTSKSIHEKLKERKVKVFDATCIFVNKIRQEIEIANENGYSILFMGDKNHPEVKGIISFADDIQIFESFEEAKKIKIDIDKTYLLSTQTTLNKKKFEEIKKYFKENYKNVVIFDKICGATAVRQKAVEDLATKVEVMIIVGDTKSSNTKKLYEISKKLNDNSYLVENEEQLDLTIFRDKKVVGITAGASTPEETIMNIEKKIRGIYKMSNVNENQNEFLEMLEGFLPNQEKRVEGVIESMDQNFSYLDVPGERTAVRVRTDELKDYKVGDTVEVLITGLSEEDDDQEYITASRRKIEVEKNWEKIEDSFKNKTILEAKVTKKIKGGYLVEAFLYAGFLPNSLSEISDNEEKVNGKKIQVIVKDIKVDAKDKKNKKITYSVKDIKTAEQEKEFAGLTIGQTVDCVVTEVLDFGLAVDINALKGFIHISEVSWKRLDKLSDVYKVGDHIKAVVVSLDEAKRNVKLSIKKLEEDPWATVANEFKVDDEVEGTVTKVLPYGAFVEIKPGVEGLVHISDFSWTKKKVNVAEYVKEGEKVKVRITDLHPEDRKLKLGIKQLVANPWETAEKDFAVGTIIKGKVVEVKPFGIFVEIADGIDAFVHSSDYSWVGEETPKFEIGNEVELKITELDLNDKKIKGSLKALRKSPWEHAMEEYKVGTTVEKKIKTVADFGLFIELTKGIDGFIPTQFASKEFIKNIRDKFNEGDVVKAQVVEVNKDTQKIKLSIKKIEIEEEKREEREQIEKYSTSSSEE; this comes from the coding sequence ATGGAAATTATTAGGGCAAAACATATGGGTTTTTGCTTTGGAGTTTTAGAAGCCATAAATGTTTGTAACTCTTTGGTTGAAGAAAAAGGAAGAAAATATATTCTAGGTATGCTTGTTCATAATAAACAAGTTGTAGAAGATATGCAGAGAAAAGGTTTTAAGCTTGTAACAGAAGATGAATTACTTGAAGACATGGATGAATTAAAAGAAGGAGATATAGTGGTCATAAGGGCACATGGAACTTCTAAAAGTATTCATGAAAAGTTAAAAGAAAGAAAAGTTAAGGTTTTTGATGCTACTTGCATATTTGTGAATAAAATAAGACAAGAGATAGAAATAGCAAATGAAAATGGTTACAGTATCTTGTTTATGGGTGATAAAAATCATCCTGAAGTAAAAGGAATTATTTCTTTTGCTGATGATATTCAAATATTTGAAAGCTTTGAAGAAGCAAAAAAAATAAAAATTGATATAGATAAGACTTATTTATTGTCAACACAGACAACTTTAAATAAGAAAAAATTTGAAGAAATTAAAAAATATTTTAAAGAAAACTATAAAAATGTAGTAATTTTTGATAAAATATGTGGTGCAACAGCTGTTAGACAAAAAGCAGTTGAAGATTTAGCAACAAAAGTAGAAGTGATGATAATAGTTGGAGATACAAAGAGCTCAAATACAAAAAAATTATACGAAATATCTAAAAAATTAAATGATAATAGTTACCTTGTTGAAAATGAGGAGCAGTTGGATTTAACTATTTTTAGGGATAAAAAAGTAGTAGGGATTACTGCTGGAGCATCAACACCAGAAGAAACAATAATGAATATAGAAAAAAAAATAAGGGGGATATATAAAATGTCTAATGTAAATGAAAACCAAAACGAATTCTTAGAAATGTTAGAAGGATTCCTACCAAATCAAGAGAAAAGAGTTGAAGGAGTTATAGAATCTATGGATCAAAACTTCTCATATCTTGATGTTCCTGGTGAAAGAACAGCAGTTAGAGTAAGAACAGATGAATTAAAAGATTATAAAGTTGGCGACACTGTTGAAGTTTTAATAACAGGATTATCAGAAGAAGATGATGACCAAGAATACATAACTGCTTCAAGAAGAAAAATTGAAGTGGAAAAGAATTGGGAAAAAATTGAAGATTCTTTTAAAAACAAAACTATCTTAGAAGCAAAAGTTACAAAGAAAATAAAAGGTGGATACTTAGTAGAAGCATTCCTATATGCTGGTTTCTTACCTAATTCACTTTCAGAAATTTCTGATAATGAAGAAAAAGTAAATGGAAAGAAAATACAAGTTATAGTAAAAGATATTAAAGTGGATGCAAAAGATAAAAAGAATAAAAAAATTACTTATTCAGTAAAAGATATTAAAACAGCGGAACAAGAAAAAGAATTTGCTGGTTTAACAATTGGACAAACTGTTGACTGTGTTGTTACAGAAGTTTTAGACTTTGGTTTAGCAGTTGACATCAATGCTTTGAAAGGTTTTATCCACATTTCAGAAGTATCTTGGAAAAGATTAGATAAATTATCTGATGTATATAAAGTTGGAGATCATATAAAAGCAGTAGTTGTTTCATTAGATGAAGCAAAAAGAAATGTTAAATTATCAATTAAAAAATTAGAAGAAGATCCTTGGGCAACAGTTGCTAATGAATTCAAAGTAGATGATGAAGTTGAAGGAACTGTTACAAAGGTTTTACCTTATGGTGCTTTTGTTGAAATTAAACCTGGTGTAGAAGGACTTGTACATATTTCTGATTTTAGCTGGACTAAAAAGAAAGTTAATGTTGCTGAATATGTAAAAGAAGGAGAAAAAGTAAAAGTTAGAATAACTGACTTACATCCAGAAGATAGAAAATTAAAATTAGGAATAAAACAATTAGTAGCTAACCCTTGGGAAACTGCTGAAAAAGACTTTGCTGTTGGTACAATAATTAAAGGAAAAGTTGTTGAAGTAAAACCATTTGGAATATTTGTTGAAATAGCAGATGGAATAGATGCTTTTGTTCATAGCTCAGATTATAGTTGGGTTGGGGAAGAAACTCCTAAATTTGAAATTGGAAATGAAGTTGAATTAAAAATAACTGAACTTGATTTAAATGATAAAAAGATTAAAGGAAGTTTAAAAGCTTTAAGAAAAAGTCCTTGGGAACATGCAATGGAAGAATACAAAGTTGGAACAACTGTTGAAAAGAAAATAAAAACTGTTGCAGACTTCGGATTATTTATTGAATTAACAAAAGGAATTGATGGATTTATTCCTACTCAATTTGCTTCTAAAGAATTTATTAAAAATATAAGAGATAAATTCAATGAAGGAGATGTTGTTAAGGCTCAAGTTGTTGAAGTAAATAAAGATACACAAAAAATAAAATTATCTATTAAGAAAATAGAAATTGAAGAAGAAAAAAGAGAAGAAAGAGAACAAATTGAAAAATATTCTACTTCATCTTCAGAAGAATAA
- a CDS encoding DUF4261 domain-containing protein: MSTAFTGFVLLNEAKFDREKFLKDLKDDWKITLDLGKEDESKEKDMLVGDIDGIMVAVALMPAPIPNNEAVDNAKTNYRWKDAVKVAEEHKAHILVSLLGEPNLVEGAKLYTKIISALTKQDNCTGINVLGTVLNPDMYRDFTKYYEENDMFPVENMIFIGLYASEDEKINAYTYGMEGFGKKEMEILSSSQSPEDVYYFLQGVADYVITSDVILQDGETIGFSAEQKIPIFQSKGIAVNGTTLKLAY, translated from the coding sequence ATGAGTACTGCATTTACAGGTTTTGTATTATTGAATGAAGCTAAATTTGATAGAGAAAAATTTTTAAAAGATTTAAAGGATGATTGGAAAATTACATTAGATTTAGGTAAAGAAGACGAAAGCAAAGAAAAAGATATGTTAGTTGGAGATATTGATGGTATAATGGTAGCTGTTGCTTTAATGCCTGCTCCTATTCCTAATAATGAAGCAGTAGATAATGCAAAAACAAACTATAGATGGAAAGATGCAGTTAAAGTTGCAGAAGAACATAAGGCACATATACTTGTTTCTCTTTTAGGAGAACCTAATTTAGTTGAAGGTGCAAAATTATATACAAAAATTATATCAGCACTTACAAAACAAGATAACTGTACTGGAATTAATGTATTGGGAACAGTTTTAAATCCTGATATGTATAGAGACTTTACAAAATATTATGAAGAAAATGATATGTTCCCAGTTGAGAATATGATATTTATTGGACTATATGCTTCAGAAGATGAAAAAATAAATGCTTACACTTATGGAATGGAAGGTTTTGGAAAAAAAGAAATGGAAATACTTTCTAGTTCACAAAGTCCAGAAGATGTTTACTATTTTTTACAAGGTGTAGCAGACTATGTTATAACTTCTGATGTAATATTACAAGATGGTGAAACAATAGGTTTTTCAGCAGAACAAAAAATTCCTATATTTCAATCAAAAGGGATAGCTGTTAATGGAACTACATTAAAATTAGCTTATTAA
- the pykF gene encoding pyruvate kinase PykF — translation MKKTKIVCTIGPVTESVETLKELLNRGMNVMRLNFSHGDYEEHGMRMKNFRQAMSETGIRGGILLDTKGPEIRTMTLKDGKDVSIKAGQKFTFTTDQSVVGDNERVAVTYENFAKDLKVGDIVLVDDGLLELDVTEIKGNEVICIARNNGDLGQKKGINLPNVSVNLPALSEKDIEDLKFGCQNNVDFVAASFIRKADDVRQVRKVLRENGGERIQIISKIESQEGLDNFDEILAESDGIMVARGDLGVEIPVEEVPCAQKMMIRKCNRAGKVVITATQMLDSMIKNPRPTRAEANDVANAILDGTDAVMLSGETAKGKYPLAAVEVMNKIAKKVDATIPPFYVEGVINKHDITTAVAEGSADISERLNAKLIVVGTESGRAARDMRRYFPKANILAITNNEKTANQLVLSRGIIPYVDASPKTLEEFFVIAEAAAKKLNLVENNDIIIATCGESVFIQGTTNSIKVIQVKA, via the coding sequence TTGAAAAAAACAAAAATAGTTTGTACTATTGGTCCTGTGACTGAATCAGTAGAAACTTTAAAAGAATTATTAAATAGAGGAATGAATGTAATGAGATTAAATTTCTCTCATGGTGACTATGAAGAACATGGTATGAGAATGAAAAATTTTAGACAAGCAATGTCTGAAACTGGAATTAGAGGAGGTATACTTCTTGATACTAAAGGTCCAGAAATAAGGACAATGACTTTAAAAGATGGTAAAGATGTTAGTATTAAGGCTGGACAAAAATTTACTTTTACAACAGATCAATCAGTTGTTGGAGATAATGAAAGAGTAGCAGTAACTTATGAAAACTTTGCAAAAGATTTAAAAGTTGGGGATATTGTTCTTGTTGATGATGGATTACTTGAACTAGATGTTACAGAAATAAAAGGAAATGAAGTTATATGTATAGCTAGAAATAATGGTGATTTAGGACAAAAGAAAGGAATAAATTTACCTAATGTTTCTGTTAATTTACCAGCATTATCTGAAAAAGATATAGAAGATTTGAAATTTGGTTGCCAAAATAATGTTGATTTTGTGGCAGCATCATTTATAAGAAAAGCTGATGATGTAAGACAAGTAAGGAAAGTTCTTAGAGAAAATGGTGGAGAAAGAATACAAATAATTTCTAAAATAGAAAGCCAAGAAGGACTTGATAACTTTGATGAAATTTTAGCTGAATCAGATGGGATAATGGTAGCAAGAGGAGATTTAGGAGTAGAAATTCCTGTTGAAGAAGTTCCTTGTGCACAAAAAATGATGATAAGAAAATGTAATAGAGCAGGAAAAGTAGTTATTACAGCAACTCAAATGCTAGATTCAATGATTAAAAACCCAAGACCTACAAGGGCAGAAGCAAATGATGTTGCTAATGCTATATTAGATGGTACAGATGCAGTAATGCTTTCAGGAGAAACTGCAAAAGGAAAATATCCACTAGCTGCTGTTGAGGTTATGAATAAAATAGCTAAAAAAGTTGATGCTACAATACCACCATTTTATGTAGAAGGAGTAATAAATAAACATGATATAACTACAGCTGTTGCAGAAGGAAGTGCTGATATAAGTGAAAGATTAAATGCAAAACTTATAGTTGTTGGTACAGAATCTGGAAGAGCTGCAAGAGATATGAGAAGATATTTCCCTAAGGCAAATATTTTAGCAATAACTAATAATGAAAAAACTGCAAATCAATTAGTTTTATCAAGAGGAATAATTCCATATGTAGATGCTTCACCAAAAACATTAGAAGAATTCTTTGTCATAGCAGAAGCTGCTGCAAAAAAATTAAATTTAGTTGAAAATAATGATATAATTATAGCAACTTGTGGAGAAAGTGTATTTATACAAGGAACAACTAACTCAATAAAAGTAATACAAGTAAAAGCATAG
- the eno gene encoding phosphopyruvate hydratase — translation MTGIVEVIGREILDSRGNPTVEVDVILECGAKGRAAVPSGASTGSHEAVELRDEDKGRYLGKGVLKAVNNVNTEIREALLGMDALNQVAIDKVMLELDGTSNKGRLGANAILGVSLAVAKAAAEALGQPLYKYLGGVNAKELPLPMMNILNGGAHADSAVDLQEFMIQPVGAKSFQEAMRMGAEVFHHLGKILKANGDSTNVGNEGGYAPSKIQGTKGALNLICEAVKAAGYELGKDITFALDAASSEFCKEVNGKYEYHFKREGGVKDTDAMIKWYEELINEYPIISIEDGLGEDDWDGWVKLTKAIGDRVQIVGDDLFVTNTERLKKGIELGAGNSILIKLNQIGSLTETLDAIEMAKRAGYTAVVSHRSGETEDATIADVAVATNAGQIKTGSTSRTDRMAKYNQLLRIEEELGSVAQYNGKDVFYNIKK, via the coding sequence ATGACAGGTATAGTAGAAGTAATTGGAAGAGAAATTTTAGACTCAAGAGGAAACCCAACAGTAGAAGTAGATGTTATACTAGAATGTGGAGCAAAAGGTAGAGCTGCTGTTCCATCTGGAGCTTCAACTGGAAGCCATGAAGCAGTTGAATTAAGAGATGAAGATAAAGGAAGATATCTAGGAAAAGGAGTTTTAAAAGCTGTAAATAATGTAAATACAGAAATAAGAGAAGCTCTTTTAGGAATGGATGCTTTAAATCAAGTAGCAATAGATAAAGTAATGTTAGAATTGGATGGAACTTCTAACAAAGGAAGATTAGGAGCTAATGCTATATTAGGTGTATCTCTAGCTGTTGCAAAAGCTGCTGCTGAAGCATTAGGACAACCTCTATATAAATATTTAGGTGGAGTAAATGCAAAAGAATTACCTCTACCTATGATGAATATTTTAAATGGAGGGGCACATGCAGATTCAGCTGTTGACTTACAAGAATTTATGATACAACCAGTTGGAGCAAAATCTTTCCAAGAAGCTATGAGAATGGGAGCAGAAGTTTTCCATCATTTAGGAAAAATATTAAAAGCTAATGGAGACTCAACAAATGTTGGAAATGAAGGAGGATATGCACCTTCAAAAATCCAAGGAACTAAAGGAGCTTTAAATTTAATATGTGAAGCGGTAAAAGCTGCTGGTTATGAATTAGGTAAGGATATTACATTTGCTTTAGATGCTGCATCAAGTGAATTCTGTAAAGAAGTAAATGGGAAATATGAATATCATTTCAAAAGAGAAGGTGGAGTTAAAGACACTGATGCAATGATTAAATGGTATGAAGAATTAATAAACGAATATCCTATTATTTCAATAGAAGATGGACTAGGAGAAGATGACTGGGACGGTTGGGTAAAACTAACTAAAGCTATTGGAGATAGAGTTCAAATAGTTGGAGATGACTTATTTGTAACTAATACTGAAAGATTGAAAAAAGGAATAGAATTAGGAGCAGGAAACTCTATCCTTATAAAACTAAATCAAATAGGTTCATTGACTGAAACACTAGATGCAATAGAAATGGCAAAAAGAGCAGGTTATACAGCAGTCGTATCTCATAGATCAGGAGAAACAGAAGATGCAACAATAGCTGATGTAGCAGTTGCAACTAATGCTGGACAAATCAAAACTGGTTCAACTTCAAGAACTGATAGAATGGCTAAATATAATCAATTATTAAGAATTGAAGAAGAATTAGGTTCTGTTGCTCAATACAATGGAAAAGATGTTTTTTATAATATAAAAAAATAA
- a CDS encoding cupin domain-containing protein — MKFRNLVKIMVLCVSIGVTALAAEQTNKVESKTLGTELKEYGKIYNKDGVLVVHKQLKKGEKIPPHTHKYKELFFTVVSGKMEVQLNDKETYIVEPKKALNFAGDVNISATALEDSDIFIYLVGENK, encoded by the coding sequence ATGAAATTTAGAAATCTTGTTAAAATTATGGTTCTATGTGTAAGTATAGGAGTAACTGCCTTAGCTGCTGAGCAAACAAATAAGGTAGAAAGCAAAACTTTAGGTACAGAATTGAAAGAATATGGAAAAATTTATAATAAAGATGGAGTTTTAGTTGTTCATAAACAACTCAAAAAGGGAGAAAAAATTCCTCCACATACTCATAAATATAAAGAACTTTTCTTTACAGTAGTATCAGGAAAAATGGAAGTTCAGTTAAATGATAAAGAAACTTATATAGTAGAGCCTAAAAAAGCTTTAAATTTTGCAGGAGATGTAAATATATCTGCAACAGCATTAGAAGATAGTGATATTTTTATATATTTAGTTGGAGAAAATAAATAA
- a CDS encoding HutD/Ves family protein, with translation MNKVIKKDDWKVSVWAGGTTNEIFIYPEDSSYADRIFKARISVATTNNSEKSLFTKLPGVERYISKLSGDMKLQHTDHYDVEMEDYQIDRFKGDWETYSWGKFRDFNLMLKGIRGDLYYRQIRSKCRLHLEKDSTVVFLYVIDGKINVNGTDLETEDFYITDDNILDVFGNNPKIYYGFIKEWDQ, from the coding sequence ATGAATAAAGTTATAAAAAAAGATGATTGGAAAGTTTCTGTGTGGGCAGGAGGAACAACAAATGAAATTTTTATATACCCAGAAGATTCTAGTTATGCTGATAGAATTTTTAAGGCTAGAATAAGTGTTGCAACTACAAATAATAGCGAAAAATCGCTTTTCACAAAATTACCAGGTGTAGAAAGATATATTTCAAAATTATCTGGAGATATGAAACTTCAACACACAGATCACTATGATGTGGAAATGGAAGATTATCAAATAGATAGATTTAAAGGAGATTGGGAAACTTATTCTTGGGGAAAATTTAGAGATTTTAACTTAATGTTAAAAGGAATAAGAGGAGATTTATATTATAGACAGATAAGATCTAAGTGTAGACTGCACCTTGAAAAAGATAGTACAGTTGTCTTTTTATATGTTATAGATGGAAAAATTAATGTCAATGGAACAGATTTAGAGACAGAAGATTTCTATATAACAGATGATAATATATTAGATGTTTTTGGAAATAATCCAAAAATATATTATGGTTTTATCAAGGAATGGGATCAATAG
- a CDS encoding YaaA family protein produces the protein MKIIFSPSKEMREENIFENKKIEFTESKFKDKTNILIGILKEKSLSEIENIMKLKGKLLNKTYKDIQDYDKLKFIPAISMYYGVSFKELNLEDYSEKSLEYLKNNLLILSALYGVFLAFDLLKKYRLDMTMSIIDKGLYNFWKKDINDYISNILSKDEVLLNLASGEFSKLIDNKKISMINIDFKEEKDGAYKSVSTYSKKARGQFLNYFIKNQIANLEDIKKIKLDGYSLNKDLSDEKNLIFTRKNS, from the coding sequence ATGAAAATAATATTTTCTCCAAGTAAGGAAATGAGAGAAGAAAATATTTTTGAAAATAAAAAAATAGAATTTACTGAGTCTAAATTTAAAGATAAGACTAATATTTTAATAGGTATCCTAAAAGAAAAATCATTATCTGAAATAGAAAATATAATGAAATTAAAAGGGAAATTACTTAATAAAACATATAAAGATATACAAGATTATGATAAATTAAAATTTATTCCTGCTATTTCAATGTATTATGGTGTTTCATTTAAAGAGTTAAATTTAGAAGATTATTCAGAAAAATCTTTAGAATATTTGAAGAATAATCTTCTTATTTTATCCGCACTATATGGAGTTTTCTTAGCTTTTGATTTGTTGAAAAAATATAGATTAGATATGACTATGTCAATCATAGATAAAGGTCTATATAATTTTTGGAAGAAAGATATTAATGATTATATTTCAAATATCCTTAGTAAAGATGAAGTATTATTAAATCTAGCTTCTGGTGAATTTTCAAAATTGATAGATAATAAAAAAATTTCTATGATTAATATTGATTTTAAAGAAGAGAAAGATGGTGCTTATAAATCTGTAAGTACATATAGTAAAAAAGCAAGGGGTCAATTTTTAAATTATTTTATAAAAAATCAAATAGCTAACTTAGAAGATATTAAAAAAATTAAATTAGATGGATATAGTCTTAATAAAGATTTATCAGATGAGAAAAATTTAATTTTTACTAGAAAAAATTCTTAA
- the thiD gene encoding bifunctional hydroxymethylpyrimidine kinase/phosphomethylpyrimidine kinase: protein MKNVLSIAGSDCSAGAGIQADLKTFIANGVYGMTVITSLTAQNPQEVKMLEDVSIEMLKNQIEAIFDVMEVSAIKIGMLNSKENGEVVYSNLLKYKAKNIVLDPVMIATSGKSLIKDETKDFLVNKLFKIADIITPNLDETKEIVKIILKNENIENIDSIEKMKNYGKVIADFTKKWVLVKGGHLSNSAVDILLNSDETYILEGEKILSNNTHGTGCSLSSAIASNLAKGYSMLESVKKAKNFVLCSIKNSIDFGEIGGTVNQMGEIYKNIDVEKLY from the coding sequence ATGAAGAATGTCTTATCAATAGCAGGTTCAGATTGTAGTGCAGGAGCAGGAATACAAGCTGATCTAAAAACTTTTATTGCAAATGGAGTTTATGGAATGACAGTTATTACAAGTTTAACTGCCCAGAATCCACAAGAAGTAAAAATGCTTGAAGATGTTTCAATAGAAATGTTAAAAAATCAAATAGAAGCTATATTTGATGTTATGGAAGTTTCAGCTATAAAGATTGGTATGTTAAATAGCAAAGAAAATGGAGAAGTTGTATATAGTAACTTATTAAAATACAAGGCAAAGAATATAGTTCTTGACCCTGTGATGATAGCTACAAGTGGAAAGTCTTTAATAAAAGATGAAACAAAAGATTTTTTAGTAAATAAACTGTTTAAGATAGCAGATATAATAACACCTAATTTAGATGAAACAAAGGAAATAGTAAAAATAATTTTAAAAAATGAAAATATAGAAAATATAGATAGTATAGAAAAAATGAAAAATTATGGAAAAGTAATTGCAGATTTTACTAAGAAATGGGTTCTTGTTAAAGGAGGACATCTTTCAAATAGTGCAGTGGATATTCTTTTAAATAGTGATGAAACATATATTTTAGAGGGAGAAAAAATCTTGAGTAATAACACTCATGGGACAGGTTGTAGTTTATCTTCAGCTATTGCCTCTAATTTAGCTAAGGGCTATTCTATGTTGGAATCAGTTAAGAAAGCTAAGAATTTTGTTCTATGTTCAATAAAGAATTCAATAGATTTTGGAGAAATAGGTGGAACAGTAAATCAAATGGGAGAAATATATAAAAATATTGATGTAGAGAAGCTTTACTAA
- the thiE gene encoding thiamine phosphate synthase, with protein MDLKDCKIYLVTDEKACNRKDLYKCIEESIKGGVKIVQLREKNISTKDFYEKALKVKEICKNYGVLFIINDRLDIAQAVKADGVHLGQSDIPIEKAREILKDKFLIGATARNIEEAKKVELLGADYIGSGAIFGTSTKDNAKKLEMEELKKIVTSVKIPVFAIGGININNVSLLKNIGLQGICSVSGILSEKDCKKAVDIMLKNFN; from the coding sequence ATGGACTTAAAGGACTGTAAAATTTATTTGGTTACTGATGAAAAAGCTTGTAATAGAAAAGATTTATATAAGTGTATAGAAGAATCCATTAAAGGTGGAGTGAAGATAGTTCAGTTAAGAGAAAAAAATATTTCTACAAAAGACTTCTATGAAAAGGCATTAAAAGTAAAAGAAATCTGTAAGAACTATGGAGTACTTTTTATTATAAATGATAGATTGGATATAGCACAGGCTGTTAAAGCAGATGGTGTTCACTTAGGACAATCTGATATACCAATAGAAAAGGCAAGAGAAATTTTAAAGGATAAATTTTTAATTGGAGCAACAGCAAGAAACATAGAAGAAGCTAAAAAAGTTGAACTATTAGGAGCAGACTATATAGGAAGTGGAGCTATTTTTGGGACAAGTACAAAAGATAATGCTAAGAAGTTAGAGATGGAAGAATTAAAAAAGATAGTCACTAGTGTAAAGATACCAGTTTTTGCAATAGGTGGAATAAATATTAATAATGTAAGTTTACTAAAAAATATTGGGTTGCAAGGTATATGTTCAGTGTCAGGAATATTATCAGAAAAAGATTGTAAAAAAGCAGTAGATATAATGTTGAAAAATTTTAATTAA